A window of Shewanella mesophila contains these coding sequences:
- a CDS encoding DUF4097 domain-containing protein — MVLRPLVLSAALSFCLSGCIINVNGAGKTSFDYHRTSELSLDANGLDGLAAETGAGALTIEGIEGLNEITLEADIYGYDGVEPELTLVRDGDQAKLVANFDSFYRVSFNGSSPYMDVTIKVPASMLLDIDDGSGSIDIKGVNADIRVKDGSGSLNLDGGKNLVIDDGSGSIVLTNVDGNIDLDDGSGSIEVTNVKGDVVINDGSGGMSIVDVAGKVTIDDGSGSIEVNNTQGLTIIEAGSGDLSFNNINGPVSMN; from the coding sequence ATGGTTTTACGTCCCCTAGTATTGTCGGCAGCATTATCTTTTTGCCTAAGTGGTTGCATTATAAATGTGAACGGCGCAGGCAAGACATCATTCGACTACCATAGAACCTCTGAACTCTCTTTAGATGCTAATGGCCTAGATGGATTAGCTGCCGAAACTGGAGCCGGTGCTTTGACTATCGAAGGTATTGAGGGGTTAAACGAAATCACCCTCGAAGCCGATATCTATGGTTATGATGGTGTCGAGCCCGAGTTAACCTTAGTGCGAGATGGCGACCAAGCCAAGCTGGTGGCAAATTTCGATTCCTTCTATCGCGTATCATTCAACGGGTCATCACCCTATATGGATGTCACCATCAAGGTGCCTGCATCAATGTTGCTCGATATTGATGATGGCTCTGGCAGCATAGACATCAAGGGAGTGAACGCCGACATTAGGGTTAAAGATGGCTCTGGCAGTCTCAATCTGGATGGTGGTAAGAACTTAGTCATTGATGACGGTTCTGGCAGCATTGTGCTGACGAATGTCGATGGCAATATAGATCTTGATGATGGCTCAGGCAGTATTGAAGTGACTAATGTTAAAGGCGATGTGGTGATTAACGATGGCTCGGGTGGTATGAGTATTGTAGATGTTGCTGGCAAGGTCACCATCGACGATGGTTCAGGCAGTATAGAAGTCAACAATACCCAAGGGCTGACGATCATAGAGGCCGGCTCTGGGGACTTGAGCTTTAACAACATTAATGGTCCCGTCAGTATGAACTAG
- a CDS encoding phosphatase PAP2 family protein: MAGLFFPKLTKFAYAHPATTKAFLSLLFFFTSLYLLINNPETNLAIFRSINGLSPQIADWLQLLLTDLGNGLTLGVLMLCCLIKRPELIIRVLIASILSLILVPLLKQFFDAPRPAAVLEMLHIVGDKRLSHSFPSGHSTSAFLFAGTLFLTCQYYRYKLIFILGAILVALSRITVGAHWPIDVVMGAIVGLSCAYLASVFPLVQVSGKVRTSTLATLLVILIACELSENSSQLIWPVILMRWSLIGIATLMLLQQHKSVIVQREFCVSKARQRVKNMVELGSRSLTQHRKR; this comes from the coding sequence ATGGCTGGACTATTCTTCCCCAAACTAACTAAATTTGCTTACGCCCATCCAGCGACAACCAAAGCTTTTTTGAGTTTACTATTTTTCTTCACTTCTCTCTATTTACTCATCAATAACCCAGAAACCAACTTGGCTATATTCCGCAGCATCAACGGACTCTCTCCTCAAATAGCCGATTGGTTGCAACTGCTGCTAACTGATCTCGGCAATGGATTAACTTTAGGTGTATTGATGCTTTGCTGTCTTATTAAGCGACCAGAACTCATTATCCGAGTACTTATTGCCTCGATATTGTCGTTAATTTTAGTCCCCCTGCTGAAGCAATTCTTTGATGCTCCTCGTCCTGCGGCTGTGCTTGAGATGCTTCATATTGTAGGCGATAAACGCCTATCACACAGTTTTCCATCAGGGCACAGCACTAGTGCATTCTTATTTGCTGGTACCTTATTCTTAACTTGCCAATACTATCGCTACAAACTGATTTTTATCTTAGGCGCCATATTAGTTGCTCTCTCTCGCATTACGGTTGGAGCACACTGGCCAATTGATGTCGTCATGGGAGCAATAGTAGGATTAAGCTGCGCCTATCTAGCGTCGGTTTTTCCGCTAGTTCAAGTATCAGGCAAAGTAAGGACCAGCACCTTGGCTACGCTGCTTGTTATCTTGATCGCTTGCGAATTAAGTGAGAATAGCAGCCAATTAATTTGGCCGGTAATCTTAATGCGCTGGAGCTTAATTGGTATAGCAACCCTTATGTTATTGCAGCAGCATAAATCGGTGATCGTTCAGCGTGAGTTTTGTGTTTCAAAGGCAAGGCAACGAGTGAAGAATATGGTTGAACTAGGTTCAAGATCGTTAACACAGCATAGAAAACGTTAA
- a CDS encoding phosphatase PAP2 family protein, which yields MSIFLQAKAEGLPKQDKHQGRGFLGLLLVFLILYLFTLESSINLSIFRQLNGIAPHFPDWSLILLTDLGNGVTLGLITLCCIIKRPELIIRVIVASVLSLIIVPTLKQYFDAPRPAALLEIINIVGKTRLNHSFPSGHTASAFLFAGTLFFAYQCRNIKILVIGFASIIGLSRVIVGAHWPLDIIMGAFVGLFCAYVAAYFPQTKLSNLHNAIMVSFLWLVLLICELEKSFDKEIIWQVVTLRWGLLTISASLIWYQYDIKGLISQREKSKFIAVNKTR from the coding sequence ATGAGCATATTTTTACAAGCGAAGGCAGAAGGATTGCCTAAGCAAGATAAGCACCAAGGACGGGGATTTTTAGGTTTACTATTGGTATTTTTGATTCTTTATCTATTCACATTAGAGTCTTCGATAAACCTAAGTATTTTTAGGCAACTCAACGGTATTGCGCCACACTTCCCAGATTGGTCACTGATACTACTTACCGACTTGGGTAATGGTGTCACGCTCGGACTCATCACACTTTGCTGCATAATAAAGCGTCCAGAGTTAATCATAAGGGTGATAGTTGCCAGTGTGTTATCACTGATTATAGTACCCACCTTGAAACAATATTTTGATGCACCTAGACCAGCAGCATTATTAGAAATCATTAATATTGTAGGTAAAACTCGCTTAAACCATAGCTTTCCATCAGGCCATACAGCGAGTGCGTTTCTGTTTGCTGGAACTCTATTTTTTGCCTATCAATGTAGAAATATAAAAATATTAGTCATTGGCTTCGCTAGCATTATCGGGTTATCTCGCGTCATCGTCGGTGCACATTGGCCACTAGATATAATAATGGGCGCATTTGTTGGATTGTTTTGTGCCTACGTCGCCGCTTATTTCCCACAGACAAAATTATCTAATTTACATAATGCCATCATGGTCAGTTTCCTCTGGTTGGTGCTACTAATCTGTGAGCTAGAAAAGAGCTTTGATAAAGAGATCATTTGGCAGGTGGTGACACTTAGATGGGGGCTCCTCACCATTTCGGCGAGTCTAATATGGTATCAGTATGATATTAAAGGCTTAATATCTCAAAGAGAGAAAAGTAAATTCATCGCGGTTAATAAGACTCGCTAG
- a CDS encoding GIY-YIG nuclease family protein translates to MPITEKPWFLYIIECRQGQLYTGITTDIERRFKEHQLSGPKAAKFLRGKAPLRLVYREFVGNRSQALKREIAVKKLNKQLKLALIQNNANCHTLNTVDQT, encoded by the coding sequence ATGCCGATAACAGAAAAGCCTTGGTTCTTGTATATCATTGAATGCCGCCAAGGCCAACTCTACACAGGCATAACCACTGATATAGAGCGTCGCTTCAAAGAGCACCAACTTAGCGGCCCAAAAGCCGCTAAGTTTCTGCGTGGCAAGGCTCCACTTAGGTTGGTTTATAGGGAGTTTGTTGGAAACCGCTCACAAGCATTGAAAAGAGAGATTGCAGTTAAGAAGCTCAACAAACAGCTGAAATTAGCTTTAATACAAAATAATGCAAATTGTCATACTCTCAACACGGTCGACCAAACCTAA
- a CDS encoding S9 family peptidase, with the protein MSSIPSPIAAKIPHSLTLHGNTRIDHYYWMRDDERHSPEVIAHLNHENDYYQAQFAPFKRLQDDLFQELIGRLDKDESSAPYYWHQHWYFSRYQLGGEYPIFARKKTINADEEVLLNVNQRAEGCDFYGLGGLSISPNEQLLAFSEDRLSRRIYTIHIKDLSSGNLLSDTLSDTDGSLVWANDNQHLFYIRKDPQTLLGFQVFRHRLGQAQADDQLVYEEQDDSFYLSLTKSLDETRILLIHESTETSEVSVIDADQPLAEFRPLLTREEGHEYSVAKRGDDYYILTNWQAVNFRLMKVNETKFANKQHWQELIPADDQSRIEDLLVLKKHLIVQHRHLGLSHITVYPFSEQASYQLSFDDAAYVVGFDVNPSQESEQLRLYYSSPSTPESIYQYDLNYPSNRKRLKQENVLGDFDSNNYQTERLFVDARDGAKIPVTLVYRKDRFNKDGTNALYQYGYGAYGYTIDADFDSSILSLLDRGVIYAIAHVRGGEMLGRPWYDAGRLMNKKNSFNDFIDVTNALVKLQYADPNKIVAAGGSAGGLLMGAVINQAPQRYLAVAAHVPFVDIVTTMLDESIPLTTNEYDEWGNPNQKAAFDYMLSYSPYDQVTSQSYPHLLVTTGLHDSQVQYFEPAKWVAKLREYKTDDHLLLFHIDMEAGHGGKSGRYRRYQDTAEEYAFFLGLINQHQTVSAR; encoded by the coding sequence ATGTCATCAATACCCTCGCCCATTGCAGCAAAAATTCCTCATTCACTCACACTGCATGGTAACACTCGAATAGATCACTACTATTGGATGCGTGATGATGAACGCCACTCCCCCGAGGTGATAGCTCATCTCAACCATGAAAATGATTATTACCAAGCGCAATTTGCTCCATTTAAGCGCCTGCAAGACGATCTATTTCAAGAACTGATTGGCCGACTCGACAAAGATGAGTCAAGCGCGCCCTACTACTGGCACCAGCATTGGTATTTTAGCCGCTACCAGCTCGGGGGCGAATATCCCATTTTTGCGCGCAAAAAGACCATCAACGCCGATGAAGAGGTGTTACTCAATGTCAATCAACGCGCTGAGGGCTGCGATTTTTACGGCTTGGGGGGCTTAAGTATTAGTCCAAACGAGCAATTACTTGCCTTTAGCGAGGATAGATTAAGTCGCCGTATTTATACCATCCACATAAAAGATCTTAGCAGCGGTAACCTATTATCTGACACCCTTAGCGACACAGATGGCAGTTTGGTGTGGGCCAATGACAATCAACATCTTTTTTATATCAGAAAGGATCCGCAAACCTTACTTGGATTTCAGGTCTTTCGTCACCGACTAGGGCAAGCTCAAGCAGATGATCAGTTAGTTTACGAAGAGCAAGATGACAGTTTCTATCTCTCTTTAACCAAGAGCTTAGATGAAACTCGCATCCTGTTAATTCATGAAAGCACGGAAACCAGCGAAGTTTCGGTTATCGATGCCGATCAGCCACTAGCCGAGTTCAGACCATTGCTGACAAGAGAAGAGGGTCATGAATATTCGGTCGCTAAACGTGGAGACGACTATTACATTCTCACCAATTGGCAAGCAGTTAACTTTCGCCTAATGAAAGTCAATGAAACAAAATTTGCCAACAAACAACACTGGCAAGAACTGATACCAGCAGACGATCAAAGCCGCATAGAAGATCTGCTGGTGCTTAAAAAGCATCTCATTGTTCAACATCGCCATCTAGGATTAAGCCATATCACAGTCTATCCATTTAGCGAACAGGCTAGCTATCAACTTTCCTTTGATGATGCCGCTTATGTGGTCGGCTTTGATGTCAATCCAAGCCAAGAGAGCGAGCAGCTTAGGCTCTACTATTCGAGCCCATCCACACCAGAGTCTATCTATCAATACGATTTAAATTACCCGTCTAACAGAAAACGATTAAAACAAGAGAATGTCCTCGGAGATTTTGACAGCAATAATTACCAGACTGAGCGCCTATTCGTTGACGCCAGAGATGGAGCCAAGATCCCAGTCACCTTAGTTTATCGTAAAGATCGCTTTAACAAGGATGGCACTAACGCCTTATACCAATATGGCTACGGCGCCTACGGTTACACCATAGACGCAGATTTTGACAGTTCCATATTAAGCCTGCTCGATAGAGGCGTTATTTATGCCATTGCCCACGTTCGAGGTGGCGAGATGCTTGGTCGTCCTTGGTACGATGCAGGCAGGTTAATGAACAAAAAAAATAGTTTTAATGACTTTATCGATGTCACCAACGCCCTCGTTAAACTGCAATATGCCGATCCAAACAAAATTGTGGCAGCGGGAGGTAGTGCCGGCGGTTTATTGATGGGAGCCGTGATCAATCAAGCCCCACAACGCTATCTTGCGGTCGCAGCCCATGTCCCCTTTGTGGATATTGTGACTACCATGCTCGATGAGTCCATTCCGCTCACAACCAACGAGTATGATGAGTGGGGTAATCCTAATCAAAAGGCCGCATTCGATTATATGCTGAGTTACTCGCCTTATGATCAGGTAACTAGCCAAAGTTATCCTCACCTACTGGTTACCACAGGCCTACATGATTCGCAGGTTCAATATTTTGAGCCCGCTAAATGGGTGGCAAAACTGAGAGAATACAAAACTGACGATCACTTGTTGTTATTCCATATCGATATGGAGGCTGGTCACGGCGGTAAAAGTGGCCGCTATCGCCGCTACCAAGATACCGCAGAGGAATACGCCTTTTTTCTTGGTCTTATTAATCAGCACCAAACGGTTAGCGCACGGTAA
- the ribB gene encoding 3,4-dihydroxy-2-butanone-4-phosphate synthase, which yields MNQSLLSPFGDAITRVETALAALQAGNGVLVVDDEDRENEGDLIYSAEHLTNEQMALLIRECSGIVCLCLPPEKVEQLELPPMVEDNSSQYGTAFTVSIEAKVGVTTGVSAADRVTTIKAAIADGATANDLARPGHVYPLRAQPGGVLTRRGHTEGTIDLMQLAGLKPAGVLCEVTNVDGTMARLPEIIEFGNQHNMPVLTIEDIVVYRKSLMAEAC from the coding sequence ATGAATCAGTCTTTACTTTCCCCTTTTGGTGACGCAATTACACGTGTCGAAACTGCGCTTGCAGCGTTACAAGCTGGCAACGGGGTTCTCGTTGTTGACGATGAAGATCGTGAGAATGAGGGCGATCTTATCTATTCTGCAGAGCATTTAACCAACGAACAGATGGCACTACTTATCCGTGAATGTAGTGGTATTGTGTGTCTCTGTTTACCGCCAGAGAAGGTCGAACAGCTTGAATTGCCGCCTATGGTTGAGGATAACTCTAGCCAATATGGTACAGCCTTCACAGTAAGTATTGAGGCGAAAGTGGGTGTAACTACAGGCGTTTCGGCGGCCGACCGTGTGACCACAATTAAAGCGGCGATTGCCGATGGTGCCACTGCAAATGATCTCGCTCGTCCTGGTCATGTTTACCCATTACGGGCCCAACCAGGTGGTGTGCTTACCCGTCGTGGTCATACCGAAGGTACTATCGATTTAATGCAATTGGCGGGTTTAAAGCCAGCTGGAGTCTTGTGTGAAGTCACTAATGTCGACGGAACGATGGCAAGGCTACCTGAGATTATCGAATTTGGTAACCAACACAATATGCCAGTATTAACCATTGAAGATATTGTTGTTTATCGTAAATCCCTCATGGCTGAAGCCTGCTAA
- a CDS encoding EAL domain-containing protein: MSSFLNRISLNQKLILLAAIPMLLFLIFGSLRMFDLVMQYQIAQRNAVGVSVSRLAEVVIFDIQAERALSAGYMSGNGDERHQQLVSQRKATDSHIRALFDSPFLADLPQLANSQASTKTNLQHHIQQLKLMGSRLENARQWVDSQSDQLFFSFYNKFNQHLFALIAQLQVLSQDIEQQQAYGNLLSMLKFQELMAKERGLMNQFISADQIDVKAYVVVTEVENDLRLAIDEIFLNAYPQYRLSIQQSLDNQFTHRLQIMREETRGQVELASMANQLGTVLGYGGMIHSFKNYLLRGEEQDLDRFNVAVQKIWTILDSRDSLGPLSVEQLSSIEVVVAGVKRYQQNFNKLVLLKQQGVSVDLQDSLVRIDETPIIAALSKLQQQVPSVSAELWWQVSSEAMDQLSRLNSQLTDNIAQIDERQKREALTYLLLGIAAALVNLLLLIFMGRYVVKNLSDRISTISNLMHRMSSDIDLQLTVPVDGSDEVAKMSMALNHMLTERLKAHRQLNLASAVFEHCTEGIMVTDKDNLIEAVNPAFSDITGYSFDEIKGRSPSVLRSNHQPAHFYQHMWESLSKQGKWQGEIWNKRKNGQIYPEYLAITVVKNDQGQVLQHIGLFLDISNSKKYEKDLWYKTNYDALTNLPSRELYHVRLSQMLQLAEQACCAIAVLFIDLDRFKYINDIYGHTIGDELLRIVAARLESLLQQHDFVARLSGDEFVVVVGHTENQGHIESRANEILKHLSSPCGINRNDLLISASIGISCYPNNGSDVESLTRNAETAMYQAKLEGRNCFSFFSADMNTSMLERISLEQALRRAVLQNEFCLRYQPIINTLTGQVIAVEALIRWQDPKNGLVSPERFIPIAEETGLIEPIGEWVLNQALSDLREWHDKGYMINMAINVSGRQLVKSKDNHFACLLNGLLQKFDVSPQSLHIEITESILMDDTEKSLYALNSIRSLGIEIYLDDFGTGYSSLSYLKRFPISVIKIDKSFVDNMLDEPADASLIKAIITMGQSLDMKLVAEGVEDDSQLRFLQKLGCDYTQGYLVSKPLESDDLLVFLAESGARQLEEIELSCEPI, encoded by the coding sequence ATGTCATCTTTTCTCAATCGGATTAGCCTTAATCAAAAGCTGATCCTGCTCGCAGCTATTCCTATGTTGCTATTTTTGATATTTGGCAGCTTAAGAATGTTCGATCTGGTGATGCAGTATCAGATTGCCCAGCGTAATGCGGTCGGCGTCTCGGTTTCTAGGCTTGCTGAGGTAGTTATTTTTGACATTCAGGCCGAACGTGCTCTTTCTGCTGGTTATATGAGTGGTAATGGCGACGAGAGGCACCAACAATTGGTAAGCCAAAGAAAAGCGACCGACAGTCACATTCGGGCGCTATTCGATTCCCCTTTTTTAGCTGATTTGCCCCAATTAGCCAATTCACAAGCATCCACCAAAACCAACCTGCAACATCATATTCAACAACTTAAATTGATGGGAAGTCGGTTGGAAAACGCACGCCAATGGGTCGATTCGCAAAGTGATCAGTTGTTTTTCTCATTTTACAATAAGTTTAATCAGCATCTTTTTGCCTTGATTGCTCAATTGCAAGTTTTGTCACAAGATATTGAGCAGCAACAAGCCTATGGCAACCTTCTTTCTATGCTCAAATTTCAGGAGCTGATGGCTAAAGAGCGTGGCTTGATGAACCAGTTTATCTCCGCAGATCAAATTGATGTGAAGGCATATGTGGTTGTGACCGAGGTAGAAAATGATCTCAGGTTAGCTATCGATGAAATATTTTTAAACGCATACCCTCAATATCGCTTATCCATTCAACAGAGTTTGGACAATCAATTCACTCATCGATTACAGATCATGCGAGAGGAAACTCGAGGCCAGGTAGAATTAGCTTCGATGGCGAATCAGCTTGGCACTGTTTTAGGTTATGGGGGAATGATCCATAGTTTTAAAAATTACCTGTTACGTGGAGAAGAGCAAGATTTAGACCGCTTCAATGTGGCAGTACAGAAAATTTGGACGATTTTAGATAGTCGAGATTCCCTTGGGCCACTATCTGTTGAGCAATTGAGTTCAATAGAGGTGGTCGTGGCAGGCGTTAAGCGGTATCAGCAGAACTTTAACAAATTAGTATTGTTAAAACAGCAAGGTGTGTCGGTAGATCTGCAGGATAGTCTGGTGCGGATTGATGAAACTCCCATTATTGCGGCATTGTCAAAGTTGCAGCAACAGGTTCCAAGTGTCAGTGCCGAGTTATGGTGGCAAGTCTCCAGTGAAGCTATGGATCAGCTTTCTCGGCTCAATTCTCAACTCACCGATAATATTGCGCAGATTGACGAAAGGCAGAAGAGAGAGGCGCTAACTTATTTGCTATTAGGTATTGCCGCTGCGTTAGTTAACCTTTTACTTTTAATCTTTATGGGGCGTTATGTCGTCAAAAACTTGAGCGATCGCATTTCGACTATTTCTAATCTCATGCATCGTATGAGCAGCGACATCGATTTGCAGTTAACGGTACCAGTCGATGGTAGCGATGAAGTGGCAAAGATGTCGATGGCGCTAAATCATATGTTGACCGAACGTTTAAAGGCTCATCGCCAGCTTAATCTTGCTTCAGCGGTATTTGAGCATTGTACCGAAGGGATTATGGTTACCGATAAAGATAATTTGATTGAAGCGGTTAATCCTGCATTTTCTGACATTACAGGTTACAGTTTTGATGAGATTAAAGGGCGCTCACCATCGGTATTAAGGTCCAACCATCAACCCGCCCATTTTTATCAGCATATGTGGGAATCACTATCGAAACAGGGGAAGTGGCAAGGGGAGATTTGGAACAAACGTAAAAATGGTCAAATTTATCCTGAGTATCTAGCCATTACAGTCGTTAAAAATGATCAAGGTCAGGTGTTACAACATATTGGCCTATTTCTCGATATCAGTAATAGTAAAAAATATGAAAAGGATCTCTGGTATAAAACCAATTACGATGCTTTGACCAACTTGCCTAGCCGTGAACTTTACCATGTCCGCTTGTCGCAGATGTTGCAGTTGGCGGAGCAAGCGTGTTGCGCTATTGCCGTACTGTTTATTGATTTAGACCGATTTAAATATATCAATGACATTTATGGTCATACGATTGGTGATGAGCTATTGCGGATTGTTGCTGCAAGACTTGAATCATTGCTACAACAACATGATTTTGTGGCAAGATTAAGCGGCGATGAATTTGTCGTCGTGGTCGGCCACACCGAAAATCAAGGGCATATCGAATCCCGAGCTAATGAAATTTTAAAGCATCTTTCATCTCCCTGTGGGATTAATCGTAATGATCTATTGATTTCAGCCAGTATTGGTATCAGTTGTTATCCTAATAATGGCAGTGATGTCGAGTCTTTGACTCGTAATGCCGAGACCGCCATGTATCAAGCGAAGCTGGAGGGTAGAAACTGTTTTAGTTTTTTCTCTGCCGATATGAATACCAGTATGCTTGAACGAATATCATTAGAGCAGGCTCTACGTCGCGCCGTATTGCAAAATGAGTTCTGTCTCCGTTACCAGCCGATTATTAATACGCTGACAGGCCAAGTGATTGCGGTAGAAGCGCTTATTCGTTGGCAAGATCCTAAAAATGGGCTTGTTTCACCAGAGAGGTTTATTCCTATCGCAGAGGAGACTGGATTAATTGAACCCATAGGTGAATGGGTACTCAATCAGGCGTTGAGCGATTTAAGAGAGTGGCACGACAAAGGCTATATGATCAATATGGCCATCAATGTCTCTGGTCGTCAGTTGGTTAAAAGCAAAGACAATCATTTCGCATGCCTTCTTAATGGGTTGCTGCAGAAGTTTGATGTTTCCCCTCAGTCACTTCATATTGAAATTACCGAGTCGATACTCATGGATGACACAGAGAAATCACTATATGCGCTAAATAGTATTCGCTCCCTTGGTATTGAGATCTATTTAGATGATTTTGGTACTGGATATTCATCACTGAGTTATCTCAAGCGTTTCCCGATTTCTGTGATTAAAATTGACAAAAGCTTTGTCGATAACATGTTAGATGAGCCAGCCGATGCCAGTTTGATTAAGGCGATCATTACCATGGGGCAAAGTTTAGATATGAAGCTCGTTGCCGAAGGGGTCGAGGACGATTCGCAGTTACGGTTTTTACAAAAGTTAGGCTGTGATTACACCCAAGGTTACCTAGTATCAAAACCTCTTGAAAGTGATGATTTACTGGTGTTTTTGGCGGAGAGTGGCGCGCGGCAACTTGAGGAGATTGAACTGAGTTGTGAACCAATATAA
- the ftnA gene encoding non-heme ferritin — protein MLAQTMIDQLNAQINVEFFSSNLYLQMSAWCEDKGFEGAAKFMRAHANEEMQHMHRLFTYVSETGGMPLLGAIEAPQSEFDSLLALFEHTYEHEQMITSKINALAHAAFTNQDYSTFNFLQWYVSEQHEEEKLFKSIVDKIRLVGEDGKALFFVDKDLAQMAIEESASVMTAGV, from the coding sequence ATGTTGGCACAAACGATGATTGATCAGTTGAACGCACAAATTAATGTGGAGTTCTTCTCCTCAAACCTCTACCTACAGATGAGCGCTTGGTGTGAAGACAAGGGTTTCGAGGGTGCCGCAAAATTTATGCGTGCCCATGCCAATGAAGAGATGCAGCACATGCATCGCCTATTTACTTATGTGAGTGAAACAGGCGGTATGCCACTGCTGGGCGCGATTGAAGCTCCGCAATCAGAATTTGACTCCTTGCTGGCCCTGTTCGAACATACTTATGAGCATGAACAGATGATCACCAGTAAGATTAATGCATTAGCTCATGCAGCCTTTACCAATCAAGATTACTCAACATTTAACTTTTTACAATGGTATGTCTCTGAACAGCATGAAGAAGAAAAACTGTTTAAATCGATCGTGGATAAAATCCGTTTAGTCGGTGAAGATGGTAAGGCACTATTTTTTGTCGATAAAGACTTAGCTCAAATGGCGATTGAAGAGTCAGCCAGCGTGATGACTGCAGGCGTATAG
- the moeA gene encoding molybdopterin molybdotransferase MoeA, with amino-acid sequence MPMKVDPCSQPSLMHPDDAIVKLLDQVCQLDESEMVQLPHALGRVLVEDLASSIDLPPFNNSAMDGYAFRYEDLAGNEPLTLIGESFAGHPFGGEAKAKTCVRIMTGAAVPPGYDTVQMQEKVTTKEDQITIEAPKTIGANIRYRGEEVKTGGKVLQSGTQIGAAEMGVLATIGVSQVRVSRRVKVAFFSTGDELRPVGSELAPGQIYDSNRYSILGLLGRANVEWIDLGVIQDDPEAIRAAFRSAAAQADMVLTSGGVSVGDADYTKQILGEEGEITFWKLAIKPGKPFAFGRLGKAVFCGLPGNPVSSMVTFYKLVWPLINKMQGLPQAKPLLIQAKLTSDLRKFPGRVEYQRGILSHDAEGQAEVTITGGQGSGMLTSMSLANCFVILAQEQGDTAAGSLVTVEPFNSVLC; translated from the coding sequence ATGCCCATGAAAGTCGATCCATGTTCTCAACCAAGCCTAATGCATCCCGATGACGCTATCGTCAAGCTACTCGATCAAGTGTGCCAGCTCGATGAGTCTGAAATGGTGCAATTACCTCATGCGTTGGGACGAGTATTGGTGGAAGATTTGGCATCGAGTATCGATCTCCCGCCATTTAATAACTCTGCAATGGATGGTTATGCCTTTCGATATGAGGATTTAGCCGGCAACGAGCCTTTGACTCTGATAGGCGAATCATTTGCAGGTCACCCTTTTGGAGGTGAAGCTAAAGCTAAGACCTGCGTGCGTATTATGACTGGAGCCGCGGTTCCACCAGGCTACGATACGGTGCAGATGCAAGAGAAGGTCACCACCAAGGAGGATCAGATCACTATCGAAGCGCCAAAGACGATTGGCGCTAACATACGTTATCGCGGTGAAGAGGTGAAAACAGGCGGCAAAGTATTACAGTCTGGTACTCAGATCGGCGCTGCCGAAATGGGAGTGCTGGCAACTATTGGCGTGAGCCAAGTTCGCGTTAGTCGCAGGGTTAAAGTGGCGTTTTTCTCCACGGGTGATGAACTGCGTCCTGTGGGGAGTGAGCTAGCTCCGGGGCAGATTTATGATTCTAATCGTTACAGTATCCTAGGTTTACTGGGTCGCGCGAATGTTGAGTGGATTGATTTAGGCGTAATTCAAGATGATCCTGAGGCGATCCGCGCCGCATTTCGCTCTGCTGCGGCGCAAGCCGATATGGTGCTCACCTCTGGTGGCGTATCTGTCGGCGATGCTGATTACACCAAGCAAATTTTAGGGGAAGAGGGCGAGATCACCTTCTGGAAACTGGCTATCAAGCCTGGTAAGCCCTTTGCGTTTGGGCGTCTAGGTAAGGCTGTTTTCTGTGGTCTTCCAGGCAATCCTGTCTCTTCTATGGTGACCTTCTATAAGTTGGTGTGGCCGTTAATTAATAAGATGCAGGGGTTACCTCAGGCAAAACCGTTATTGATACAAGCAAAGCTTACCAGTGACTTACGTAAATTCCCTGGTCGTGTCGAATATCAGCGCGGGATCTTGAGTCACGATGCAGAGGGTCAAGCAGAAGTGACCATTACTGGAGGTCAAGGTTCTGGCATGTTGACCTCGATGAGCCTGGCTAACTGCTTTGTTATCTTGGCACAGGAGCAGGGTGATACTGCTGCTGGCTCGCTCGTTACCGTCGAACCGTTTAATTCTGTGCTGTGCTAA